In one Streptomyces sp. NBC_00597 genomic region, the following are encoded:
- a CDS encoding MBL fold metallo-hydrolase, producing the protein MLIAGFPAGAWGTNCYVVAPAAGEECVIIDPGHQAAQGVEETLKKHRLKPVAVVLTHGHIDHVASVVPVCGAHDVPAWIHPEDRYMMSDPEKALGRSIGMPLMGELTVGEPDDVRELVDGAGLKLAGMDFSVAHAPGHTKGSVTFRMPELADVPPVFFSGDLLFAGSIGRTDLPGGSHAEMLESLARVCLPLDDSTVVLSGHGPQTTIGRERATNPYLREVAAGLGADPTAAPRRGM; encoded by the coding sequence GTGCTGATTGCCGGGTTCCCCGCCGGGGCCTGGGGGACCAACTGTTACGTGGTCGCCCCCGCCGCCGGTGAGGAGTGCGTCATCATCGACCCGGGCCACCAGGCGGCCCAGGGCGTCGAGGAGACGCTGAAGAAGCATCGGCTCAAGCCCGTGGCGGTCGTCCTCACCCACGGCCACATCGACCACGTGGCCTCGGTGGTCCCGGTGTGCGGAGCGCACGACGTTCCCGCCTGGATCCACCCCGAGGACCGCTACATGATGAGCGACCCGGAGAAGGCGCTGGGCCGGTCCATCGGGATGCCGCTCATGGGCGAGCTCACCGTGGGTGAGCCCGACGACGTCCGCGAGCTGGTGGACGGCGCCGGGCTGAAGCTGGCCGGCATGGACTTCTCGGTGGCGCACGCGCCCGGGCATACCAAGGGGTCGGTGACCTTCCGGATGCCCGAGCTGGCCGACGTACCGCCGGTCTTCTTCTCGGGCGACCTGCTCTTCGCCGGCTCCATCGGACGCACCGACCTGCCCGGCGGCTCCCACGCCGAGATGCTCGAATCGCTGGCCCGCGTGTGCCTGCCGCTCGACGACTCGACCGTGGTGCTGTCCGGCCACGGTCCCCAGACCACCATCGGCCGCGAGCGCGCGACCAACCCGTACCTGCGGGAAGTCGCCGCCGGCCTGGGGGCGGACCCTACCGCCGCCCCACGACGAGGAATGTGA
- a CDS encoding peptidylprolyl isomerase translates to MVTSDQRRRQLAREKYERQQMRRAEARRKSRQRAAVIGAAVAVVVATLVGLVVGGVFDKDKKDKASDPAANPSAAPSPKQSPSPAMAIDKNAKYTFDLKTSAGEIKFEMDAAKTPETVNSFKSLADKGFFDNTKCHRLTTSGIYVLQCGDPEGSGTGGPGYTIADENLDSLGKPNEQGQVIYPAGTVAMANTGQPHSGGSQFFLVYKDSPLAPSYTPFGKIDAAGLKALEDVAKAGTADGGQDGAPKTPVTIQKGAVTQN, encoded by the coding sequence GTGGTCACGAGCGATCAGCGGCGGCGACAGCTCGCCAGGGAGAAGTACGAGCGCCAGCAGATGCGCCGGGCCGAGGCCCGGCGCAAGTCGCGACAGCGGGCGGCGGTGATCGGGGCCGCGGTGGCCGTGGTGGTCGCCACGCTGGTGGGCCTCGTCGTGGGCGGCGTGTTCGACAAGGACAAGAAGGACAAGGCGTCGGATCCGGCGGCGAACCCGTCGGCCGCGCCCTCGCCGAAGCAGTCGCCCTCGCCGGCGATGGCGATCGACAAGAACGCGAAGTACACGTTCGACCTGAAGACCAGCGCGGGTGAGATCAAGTTCGAGATGGACGCGGCGAAGACGCCGGAAACCGTCAACTCGTTCAAGTCACTGGCGGACAAGGGCTTCTTCGACAACACCAAGTGCCACCGCCTGACCACTTCGGGGATCTACGTGCTCCAGTGCGGTGACCCGGAGGGCTCGGGCACGGGTGGCCCCGGCTACACCATCGCGGACGAGAACCTCGATTCGCTGGGCAAGCCGAACGAGCAGGGTCAGGTGATCTACCCGGCGGGCACGGTCGCGATGGCCAATACCGGCCAGCCGCACAGCGGCGGCAGCCAGTTCTTCCTGGTCTACAAGGACAGCCCGCTGGCTCCGTCGTACACGCCGTTCGGCAAGATCGACGCGGCGGGCCTGAAGGCGCTTGAGGACGTGGCCAAGGCCGGTACGGCCGATGGCGGCCAGGACGGGGCCCCGAAGACCCCGGTGACCATCCAGAAGGGCGCCGTCACGCAGAACTGA
- the hisS gene encoding histidine--tRNA ligase: MATFQAPKGTYDLIPPVSVKYLAVREAIAAPLRNSGYGYIETPGFEDVGLFARGVGESTDIVSKEMYAFETKGGDQLALRPEGTASVLRAALEASLHKKGNLPVKLWYSGSYYRYEKPQAGRYRHFSQVGAEAIGAEDPALDAELIILADQAYRSLGLRNFRILLNSLGDKECRPVYRETLQSFLSGLDLDEETVRRAEINPLRVLDDKRAEVQKQLVGAPVLRDYLCDACKAYHEEVRALITAAGVAFEDDEKLVRGLDYYTRTTFEFVHDGLGSQSAVGGGGRYDGLSEMIGGPALPSVGWALGVDRTVLALQAEGVELDIPPTTSVFAVALGEAKPTVFGLVTQLRKAGVAADMSYGGKGLKGSMKDANRSGARFAIVAGDRDLAEGVVQLKDMESGEQSPVALADVVEVLRTKLA; the protein is encoded by the coding sequence GTGGCTACTTTCCAGGCCCCCAAGGGCACGTACGACCTGATCCCGCCGGTCTCCGTGAAGTACCTGGCGGTGCGCGAGGCCATCGCGGCCCCGCTCCGCAACTCCGGATACGGCTACATCGAAACTCCCGGCTTCGAAGACGTGGGCCTCTTCGCCCGAGGCGTGGGCGAGTCCACCGACATCGTCTCCAAGGAGATGTACGCCTTCGAGACCAAGGGCGGCGACCAGCTGGCACTCCGCCCGGAGGGCACCGCCTCGGTCCTGCGCGCGGCGCTGGAGGCGAGCCTGCACAAGAAGGGCAACCTGCCGGTCAAGCTCTGGTATTCGGGCTCGTACTACCGCTACGAGAAGCCGCAGGCGGGCCGCTACCGCCACTTCTCGCAGGTCGGTGCCGAGGCCATCGGCGCGGAGGACCCGGCGCTGGACGCCGAGCTGATCATCCTGGCCGACCAGGCGTACCGCTCGCTGGGCCTGCGCAACTTCCGCATCCTGCTGAACTCGCTGGGCGACAAGGAATGCCGCCCGGTGTACCGGGAGACACTGCAGTCCTTCCTGAGCGGTCTCGACCTCGACGAGGAAACCGTGCGCCGGGCCGAGATCAACCCGCTGCGCGTCCTCGACGACAAGCGGGCCGAGGTGCAGAAGCAGCTCGTCGGCGCTCCGGTGCTGCGCGACTACCTGTGCGACGCGTGCAAGGCGTACCACGAGGAGGTGCGCGCACTGATCACGGCGGCGGGCGTCGCCTTCGAGGACGACGAGAAGCTGGTGCGCGGGCTCGACTACTACACCCGCACGACCTTCGAGTTCGTGCACGACGGCCTGGGCTCGCAGTCCGCGGTCGGCGGCGGCGGCCGCTACGACGGCCTGTCCGAGATGATCGGCGGACCGGCACTGCCGTCGGTGGGCTGGGCGCTGGGCGTGGACCGTACGGTGCTCGCGCTCCAGGCCGAGGGCGTCGAGCTGGACATCCCGCCGACGACATCGGTGTTCGCGGTGGCGCTGGGCGAGGCGAAGCCGACCGTGTTCGGGCTGGTGACGCAGCTGCGCAAGGCGGGCGTCGCGGCGGACATGTCGTACGGCGGCAAGGGCCTCAAGGGCTCCATGAAGGACGCGAACCGCAGCGGTGCGCGCTTCGCGATCGTCGCCGGCGACCGCGATCTCGCCGAGGGCGTGGTCCAGCTGAAGGACATGGAGTCCGGGGAGCAGTCCCCGGTCGCCCTGGCGGACGTGGTCGAGGTCCTGCGGACCAAGCTGGCCTGA